One segment of Streptomyces sp. NBC_00576 DNA contains the following:
- the rplI gene encoding 50S ribosomal protein L9: MKIILTHEVSGLGTAGDVVDVKDGYARNYLIPRNFAIRWTKGGEKDVEQIRRARKIHEIQTIEQANDIKARLEGVKVRLAVRSGDAGRLFGSVTPADIATAIKASGGPDVDKRRIELGSPIKTLGAHETSVRLHPEVAAKVNIEVVAA; this comes from the coding sequence ATGAAGATCATCCTTACCCACGAGGTCTCCGGCCTCGGTACCGCGGGCGACGTCGTCGACGTCAAGGACGGCTACGCTCGCAACTACCTGATCCCGCGGAACTTCGCGATCCGTTGGACCAAGGGTGGCGAGAAGGACGTCGAGCAGATTCGTCGCGCTCGCAAGATCCACGAGATCCAGACCATCGAGCAGGCCAACGACATCAAGGCCCGCCTCGAAGGCGTCAAGGTCCGTCTGGCCGTCCGCTCCGGCGACGCCGGTCGTCTCTTCGGTTCCGTCACCCCGGCCGACATCGCCACGGCGATCAAGGCTTCCGGTGGCCCCGACGTCGACAAGCGCCGCATCGAGCTGGGCTCGCCGATCAAGACGCTCGGCGCCCACGAGACGTCCGTGCGTCTGCACCCCGAGGTTGCCGCCAAGGTCAACATCGAGGTCGTCGCTGCCTAA
- a CDS encoding MATE family efflux transporter — translation MVVMTQAPAEPRTTRRRHDREIVALAVPAFGALVAEPLFVMVDSAIIGHLGTAQLAGLGIASVLLTTAVSVFVFLAYATTAAVARRVGAGDLQAAIRQGVDGIWLALLLGAAVIAVVLPSAPALVDLLGASDTAAPYAATYLRISALGIPAMLVVLASTGVLRGLQDTRTPLYVAIAGFVANAALNAGLVYGADLGIAGSAWGTVIAQWGMAAAYLTVVVRGARLHGASLRPDIAGVRASAQAGAPLLVRTLSLRAILVIATAVAAQLGDAEVAAHQIILSLWSLLAFALDAIAIAGQAIIGRYLGASDIQGARDACRRMVEWGIATGIVLGVLVIVSRPLFLPLFTSDSTVKDTALSALFVVALSQPICGIVFVLDGVLMGAGDGPYLAWAMLITLAAFAPVALLVPALGGGLTALWGAMTLMMIVRMLTLWLRARSGRWLVTGAVR, via the coding sequence TTGGTGGTCATGACACAGGCTCCCGCTGAACCCAGGACGACCCGGCGCCGACACGATCGAGAGATCGTCGCACTGGCTGTTCCTGCCTTCGGCGCACTCGTCGCCGAGCCCCTCTTCGTCATGGTCGACAGCGCGATCATCGGCCACCTGGGTACAGCTCAACTGGCCGGACTCGGCATCGCCTCCGTCCTGCTGACCACAGCCGTCAGCGTCTTCGTCTTCCTCGCGTACGCCACCACGGCCGCCGTCGCCCGACGCGTCGGCGCAGGCGATCTCCAAGCCGCCATCCGTCAGGGTGTGGACGGCATCTGGCTCGCCCTCCTGCTCGGCGCTGCAGTCATTGCCGTCGTCCTGCCCTCGGCACCCGCACTCGTGGACCTCTTGGGCGCCTCAGACACCGCGGCTCCATACGCGGCCACCTATCTGCGGATCTCGGCGCTCGGCATCCCGGCCATGCTCGTCGTCCTCGCCTCCACCGGCGTTCTGCGCGGCCTCCAGGACACCAGAACCCCTCTGTACGTCGCCATCGCGGGCTTCGTCGCCAACGCCGCCCTGAACGCGGGCCTCGTCTACGGCGCGGACCTCGGCATCGCGGGTTCCGCCTGGGGCACTGTCATCGCCCAGTGGGGCATGGCCGCGGCCTATCTCACGGTCGTCGTCCGCGGCGCGCGCCTGCACGGCGCCTCGCTACGCCCCGACATCGCGGGAGTACGGGCCTCCGCCCAGGCGGGTGCGCCGCTTCTTGTACGTACGCTCTCCCTGCGCGCGATCCTGGTGATCGCCACGGCCGTCGCCGCACAGCTCGGGGACGCGGAGGTCGCCGCACACCAGATCATCCTGTCCTTGTGGAGCCTGCTCGCCTTCGCCCTAGACGCGATCGCCATCGCAGGGCAGGCCATCATCGGGCGTTACCTCGGCGCGAGCGACATCCAAGGTGCCCGAGATGCCTGCCGCCGCATGGTCGAGTGGGGCATCGCCACCGGAATCGTGTTGGGCGTGCTGGTGATCGTCAGCCGTCCGCTGTTCCTGCCTCTGTTCACCAGCGACTCCACGGTCAAGGACACCGCATTGTCGGCACTGTTCGTGGTCGCGTTGTCCCAACCGATCTGCGGGATTGTCTTCGTCCTCGACGGCGTACTGATGGGCGCAGGTGACGGCCCGTATCTGGCCTGGGCAATGCTGATCACGCTGGCCGCCTTCGCACCGGTGGCCCTGCTGGTGCCAGCCCTCGGCGGCGGCCTCACCGCCCTCTGGGGAGCGATGACACTCATGATGATCGTCCGCATGCTGACGCTGTGGCTGCGAGCCCGTTCGGGCCGCTGGCTGGTCACGGGTGCCGTTCGCTGA